In Labrus mixtus chromosome 11, fLabMix1.1, whole genome shotgun sequence, a single window of DNA contains:
- the mroh1 gene encoding maestro heat-like repeat-containing protein family member 1 isoform X2: MDNTDVEQVTLALLDAATDKDSEVQEQVRKSMLTLGKQQPDRVLAMCQDYLLKHPKNKSFIKSSTNKIENYYLAVSHRVVILQTIELIVGCRIERISNSRIKSIISLASEEMTRSKDVIPDWQQAASNILVAVGNKHINDIMEEILSKFQPGLIPHFFVVQTLANLSDSNVYGMVPFLNAILGTMLPMLGMAKQDNMKWVFSSALCHFSDSILEYLANLDKAPDPTVRKDTFSSEIYAAFEILFNSWLQSRESKLRLTVAEAVGSMCHLMASDKLEEQIPKLIPAILSLYKKNNEHYVISKSLCQVLDASLNMGSRVLETQLDSLLFALHQQVSAPVEYSNPPTVKNHNEVLRCFSLLVNAFPDRLVMFVLQKLENSNERSRVGSLAVLRHLINSSTSTMESKKLLILASIRQPMADHSNKVKKRVVQVISAMAHHGYLELEGGELLVRFIVQHCALPDTYQRGQKPTDPEEVTNEALRTMCDNTLHLLTTTVGRLADVLWPKLLYYLTPAQYSNATTPLCKSLIVLGTKKKNNQEPSFNIDFTQEVNLPSPQTLMIRLLLNAAFPFHGRGHGAPSLSLLQILSINIHPNTEILWEKEIPPLLSVIEESTSESLDKKHWDEKLLKLLSKTLDTIDDDKWVCQLAAEATRYLPTYNMALEEKSFLYRCIGVTLQQCFNKELVKKQLQEILLTARHSDAIEREGVAMGVGLCANSHLEGTLAKLEEFGKSDAFKKSPSIFNLLKERNDVEIEKVKSTLILCYGQVALNAPPEKILNRIDQDILRCISKHFNTKDLTMKLSLVQSVGLIARAIGECVKKQGYVFSRKQELINVMLDFIKAEPADVMRTPVRHLVMTTCSNLIPLDPALSENEIHDLLKVCVNSVMSLPPETSTPEKTKEDETLDPKQRKDLYRDTFTALQELLKSVLAKDPTPDGLQTVFKHIESWLSSEHDHERERAVTAVAHILANFLDNLTVKNMVSFHNLGSLLGRLSPRCSDPHPAVRTAAVDCIYTLLYIQLRYEGFSLDYKDEAVDSLLPLKDQLENPDHSVLYKTCSDLTKVMSKRLPQEQLSTLVFMLFEGLADSQANCCRASSVILNTLLKNRGGGLQDQVPQMLEVLHARLQSVTEEQVRVAAGQTVLILASQHLQTVINTLVNQPLPYDSWISEMWMALGADPIVANQIIEMVMEKLVIMAPYVDRKESMMRGGMSKMATNQPLAMTCGLKELLLNGQSQEPAVSMFPQLFSCLTVRLGASVGVYAPRDNHNKNAPSVHVAGVAADALRILLARAQLDEVMKRLDEDNAWEAMKEQNTHITGVTLLARAMAKHAGPRLPSIVECLCPSLNNIYECQRITVTAFFSELLNHHVVTELMLIDVLMNNMMERISDPCCTVRMLAVRGLGNIAEGSPEKVNKYAKELLAAMSSGMEEKDDPGKLITLEAMSGLSKVLLYLDKKNVHLLVVYIFMKIKPFLESDNDEIRCASIHLMGNLSKFGSGEPVFKDQIHNVLVSLLLHLVDPNPQVVKACKYAMRVCAPVVGSEQITAMFQNHLHEDKSLHYGEFINDLTKYLIQDFPGMLNFYHISVIQFFKSNWHEVRAGAAMFIGFLLGNLSEEHLSHLNMGTITKGLVMLLQDPDPVVRAKAAEAMGHFH, encoded by the exons ATGGACAACACAGATGTAGAAC AGGTGACCCTGGCTCTACTAGATGCAGCCACTGACAAAGATTCAGAGGTGCAGGAACAGGTCAGAAAATCTATGTTGACCTTGGGAAAACAGCAGCCTGACAGAGTGCTGGCCATGTGTCAGGACTACCTTCTGAAACACCCAAAG AATAAGTCCTTCATCAAGTCATCGACCAACAAAATTGAAAATTATTAC TTGGCAGTGAGCCACAGAGTTGTGATTCTTCAGACTATAGAGCTGATTGTGGGCTGCAGGATAGAGAGGATCAGTAACTCGAGGATAAAGAGCATCATCTCTCTTGCCTCAGAGGAGATGACGCGATCGAAG GATGTCATCCCTGATTGGCAGCAGGCAGCCAGTAATATCTTGGTCGCTGTGGGTAACAAGCACATCAATGACATCATGGAGGAGATACTGAGCAAGTTTCAGCCAGGGCTCATACCTCACTTCTTTGTGGTCCAGACACTAGCCAACCTTTCTGACTCCAACG TCTATGGCATGGTACCATTCTTGAATGCTATTCTAGGCACCATGCTGCCCATGCTGGGCATGGCCAAACAGGACAACATGAAGTGGGTCTTCTCCTCAG CTCTGTGTCATTTCAGTGACAGTATCTTAGAGTACCTCGCCAACCTGGACAAAGCTCCAGACCCCACAGTTAGAAAGGACACCTTCTCCAGTGAAATCTATGCTGCTTTCGAAATCCTGTTCAATTCGTGGCTGCAAAGCAGGGAGTCCAAG ttgaGGCTAACAGTAGCTGAGGCAGTGGGCTCCATGTGCCATCTGATGGCCAGCGATAAACTGGAGGAGCAGATTCCTAAACTGATTCCTGCCATCTTGTCCCTGTACAAGAAAAACAACGAGCACTATGTCATTAGCAAG AGTCTTTGCCAAGTGCTTGATGCGTCTCTCAACATGGGCAGCAGGGTGCTGGAGACACAACTGGACAGTCTGCTCTTTGCACTGCACCAACAG GTGTCCGCTCCTGTTGAATACAGCAACCCTCCTACTGTAAAGAACCACAACGAAGTCCTGCGCTGCTTCAGCTTACTAG TCAACGCCTTCCCAGACCGGCTGGTGATGTTTGTTCTTCAGAAGCTGGAGAACAGTAATGAGCGCAGCAGGGTGGGCTCCCTGGCTGTCCTACGTCACCTCATCAACTCTAGCA cttCCACGATGGAGAGTAAGAAGCTGCTCATCCTGGCCAGCATCAGACAACCAATGGCCGACCACAGCAACAAG GTGAAGAAGCGAGTGGTCCAGGTGATCAGTGCGATGGCTCATCATGGCTACCTGGAGTTAGAAGGAGGGGAATTACTGGTTCGATTCATAGTTCAACACTGTGCCTTACCTGACACGTATCAG CGAGGTCAGAAGCCCACAGACCCAGAGGAGGTCACTAACGAGGCACTGAGGACAATGTGTGACAACACCTTACACCTCCTGACCACCACCGTTGGACGACTTGCTGAC GTGCTGTGGCCAAAGCTGCTGTACTATCTGACCCCTGCACAGTACAGCAATGCCACCACTCCTCTGTGCAAGAGTCTCATAGTGCTGGGCactaagaagaaaaataatcaggAGCCCAGCTTCAACATAGACTTCACACAAGAAG ttaATCTTCCCTCTCCTCAAACTCTGATGATCAGGCTGCTG TTGAATGCAGCATTCCCGTTTCATGGCAGAGGTCATGGAGCTCcgtccctctccctccttcaaATCCTCAGCATTAACATTCACCCCAACACAGAGATTCTCTGGGAGAAGGAGATACCGCCTCTACTTTCAGTGATAGAGG AGTCGACCTCAGAGAGTCTGGACAAGAAGCACTGGGATGAAAAGTTGCTAaag ctgctgtctAAAACCTTGGATACAATTGATGATGACAAGTGGGTGTGTCAGTTGGCAGCTGAAGCAACAAGATATCTCCCCACGTATAACATGGCCTTAGAGGAGAAG AGTTTCCTGTATCGATGTATCGGAGTCACACTCCAACAGTGTTTCAACAAAGAGCTGGTTAAAAAGCAGCTGCAGGAAATCCTCCTTACAGCTCGTCACAGTGATGCCATCGAACGAGAG GGAGTTGCGATGGGCGTGGGTCTGTGTGCAAACAGCCACTTAGAGGGAACTCTGGCCAAACTGGAGGAGTTTGGAAAGTCAGATGCCTTCAAGAAGTCACCGAGTATCTTCAACCTGCTCAAA GAGCGTAACGATGTGGAGATAGAGAAAGTCAAAAGCACTTTGATCTTGTGTTATGGTCAAGTGGCTTTGAATGCTCCTCCAGAAAAGATACTGAACAGAATAGATCAAGACATCCTTCGCTGCATCAGTAAACACTTCAACACTAAG GACCTGACTATGAAGCTCAGTTTGGTCCAGAGTGTGGGGCTCATAGCCAGAGCAATTGGAGAGTGTGTGAAGAAACAAGGCTACGTCTTCTCTCGCAAGCAGGAGCTCATTAACGTCATGTTG GATTTCATCAAAGCTGAGCCTGCTGATGTAATGAGGACTCCAGTACGCCATCTTGTGATGACTACATGTTCCAACCTGAT CCCACTGGACCCCGCTCTGAGTGAGAATGAGATCCATGACTTGctaaaggtgtgtgtgaacagtgtgATGTCTCTGCCACCTGAGACGAGCACTCCAGAGAAAACTAAAGAGGATGAGACACTGGACCCCAAGCAGAGGAAG GATTTgtacagagacacatttactgCACTACAGGAGCTACTGAAAAGTGTCCTCGCCAAAGACCCCACACCTGATGGCCTACAGACTGTCTTCAag CACATTGAATCTTGGTTGAGCTCCGAACACgaccatgagagagagagagctgtcacAGCCGTTGCTCACATCCTGGCTAACTTCCTGGATAACCTGACTgtcaag AACATGGTGTCATTCCACAACCTCGGCTCTCTGCTGGGTCGTCTGTCTCCCCGATGTTCTGACCCTCATCCTGCAGTACGCACTGCTGCTGTCGACTGTATTTACACGCTGCTTTATATACAGCTGCGCTATGAAG GTTTCTCCTTGGACTATAAGGATGAAGCTGTAGACAGTCTGTTGCCCCTTAAAGACCAACTAGAAAACCCCGACCACTCAGTTCTATACAAGACCTGCTCCGACCTCACCAAG GTGATGAGTAAGCGTCTGCCTCAGGAGCAGCTGTCCACGTTGGTCTTTATGCTGTTCGAAGGACTCGCAGACAGTCAGGCAAACTGCTGCAGAGCTTCATCTGTCATCCTGAATACTCTGCTgaagaacagaggaggaggactaCAGGATCAg gtCCCACAGATGCTGGAGGTGCTTCATGCGCGTCTGCAGAGCGTCACAGAGGAGCAG GTGAGAGTGGCAGCAGGACAGACGGTACTCATCCTGGCTTCTCAGCATCTTCAGACTGTGATCAACACACTCGTAAACCAACCACTTCCTTATGACAG CTGGATTAGTGAGATGTGGATGGCCTTGGGGGCCGACCCCATTGTAGCCAATCAGATTATAGAGATGGTGATGGAGAAGCTCGTCATCATGGCGCCATACGTAGACAGGAAGGAGTCGATGATGAGAGGAGGGATGTCAAAGATGGCCACCAACCAGCCTCTGGCT aTGACGTGTGGACTCAAAGAGCTGTTATTAAACGGTCAGAGTCAGGAGCCAGCTGTCAGCATGTTTCCTCAGCTCTTCTCCTGTCTCACTGTCAGACTGGGAGCAAGTGTCGGGGTCTATGCACCCAGAGATAATCATAATAAGAATGCCCCCTCCGTCCATGTAGCAGG gGTAGCAGCAGATGCGCTGCGAATCTTGTTAGCACGAGCCCAGTTAGACGAAGTGATGAAGAGACTGGATGAAGATAACGCCTGGGAAGCAATGAAggaacaaaatacacacattactGGAGTTACACTACTGGCACG GGCGATGGCGAAGCATGCTGGTCCCAGGCTGCCCTCTATTGTGGAGTGTCTGTGTCCCTCTCTGAACAACATCTACGAGTGCCAGAGAATCACTGTCACAGCTTTCTTCTCTGAG ctcttaaACCATCACGTGGTGACAGAACTGATGCTGATAGATGTGTTGATGAACAACATGATGGAGAGGATATCAGATCCTTGTTGCACTGTCCGGATGTTGGCTGTACGGGGGCTGGGCAATATAGCCGAAGGATCACCTGAAAAG GTGAACAAATATGCAAAGGAGCTGCTGGCAGCCATGAGTTCAGGCATGGAGGAAAAAGATGATCCTG GTAAACTGATCACGCTTGAAGCCATGTCAGGTCTTTCTAAAGTCCTCCTCTATCTGGACAAGAAGAACGTCCACTTACTGGTGGTTTATATCTTCATGAAGATCAAACCATTCCTGGAAAGT GACAATGACGAGATCCGCTGTGCTTCCATCCATCTCATGGGGAACTTGTCTAAATTTGGCTCAGGAGAGCCTGTGTTCAAAGACCAGATCCACAATGTCCTGGTCAGCCTGCTGTTACACCTGGTTGATCCAAACCCACAGGTGGTCAAG GCGTGTAAGTATGCAATGCGAGTGTGTGCTCCTGTGGTGGGATCAGAGCAGATCACAGCCATGTTTCAGAACCACCTCCACGAAGACAAGAGCCTACACTATGGAGAGTTCATCAACGACCTCACAAAGTACCTG attcagGACTTTCCTGGTATGTTGAACTTTTATCACATCTCAGTCATCCAATTCTTCAAGAGTAACTGGCACGAGGTCCGAGCGGGAGCGGCCATGTTTATAG GGTTTCTGCTGGGGAATCTTTCAGAGGAGCATCTCTCCCACCTAAACATGGGGACCATCACTAAAG GTTTAGTGATGCTGCTCCAGGACCCCGATCCTGTAGTGAGAGCGAAGGCTGCTGAGGCCATGGGTCATttccactga
- the mroh1 gene encoding maestro heat-like repeat-containing protein family member 1 isoform X4 codes for MDNTDVEQVTLALLDAATDKDSEVQEQVRKSMLTLGKQQPDRVLAMCQDYLLKHPKLAVSHRVVILQTIELIVGCRIERISNSRIKSIISLASEEMTRSKDVIPDWQQAASNILVAVGNKHINDIMEEILSKFQPGLIPHFFVVQTLANLSDSNVYGMVPFLNAILGTMLPMLGMAKQDNMKWVFSSALCHFSDSILEYLANLDKAPDPTVRKDTFSSEIYAAFEILFNSWLQSRESKLRLTVAEAVGSMCHLMASDKLEEQIPKLIPAILSLYKKNNEHYVISKSLCQVLDASLNMGSRVLETQLDSLLFALHQQVSAPVEYSNPPTVKNHNEVLRCFSLLVNAFPDRLVMFVLQKLENSNERSRVGSLAVLRHLINSSTSTMESKKLLILASIRQPMADHSNKVKKRVVQVISAMAHHGYLELEGGELLVRFIVQHCALPDTYQRGQKPTDPEEVTNEALRTMCDNTLHLLTTTVGRLADVLWPKLLYYLTPAQYSNATTPLCKSLIVLGTKKKNNQEPSFNIDFTQEVNLPSPQTLMIRLLLNAAFPFHGRGHGAPSLSLLQILSINIHPNTEILWEKEIPPLLSVIEESTSESLDKKHWDEKLLKLLSKTLDTIDDDKWVCQLAAEATRYLPTYNMALEEKSFLYRCIGVTLQQCFNKELVKKQLQEILLTARHSDAIEREGVAMGVGLCANSHLEGTLAKLEEFGKSDAFKKSPSIFNLLKERNDVEIEKVKSTLILCYGQVALNAPPEKILNRIDQDILRCISKHFNTKDLTMKLSLVQSVGLIARAIGECVKKQGYVFSRKQELINVMLDFIKAEPADVMRTPVRHLVMTTCSNLIPLDPALSENEIHDLLKVCVNSVMSLPPETSTPEKTKEDETLDPKQRKDLYRDTFTALQELLKSVLAKDPTPDGLQTVFKHIESWLSSEHDHERERAVTAVAHILANFLDNLTVKNMVSFHNLGSLLGRLSPRCSDPHPAVRTAAVDCIYTLLYIQLRYEGFSLDYKDEAVDSLLPLKDQLENPDHSVLYKTCSDLTKVMSKRLPQEQLSTLVFMLFEGLADSQANCCRASSVILNTLLKNRGGGLQDQVPQMLEVLHARLQSVTEEQVRVAAGQTVLILASQHLQTVINTLVNQPLPYDSWISEMWMALGADPIVANQIIEMVMEKLVIMAPYVDRKESMMRGGMSKMATNQPLAMTCGLKELLLNGQSQEPAVSMFPQLFSCLTVRLGASVGVYAPRDNHNKNAPSVHVAGVAADALRILLARAQLDEVMKRLDEDNAWEAMKEQNTHITGVTLLARAMAKHAGPRLPSIVECLCPSLNNIYECQRITVTAFFSELLNHHVVTELMLIDVLMNNMMERISDPCCTVRMLAVRGLGNIAEGSPEKVNKYAKELLAAMSSGMEEKDDPGKLITLEAMSGLSKVLLYLDKKNVHLLVVYIFMKIKPFLESDNDEIRCASIHLMGNLSKFGSGEPVFKDQIHNVLVSLLLHLVDPNPQVVKACKYAMRVCAPVVGSEQITAMFQNHLHEDKSLHYGEFINDLTKYLIQDFPGMLNFYHISVIQFFKSNWHEVRAGAAMFIGFLLGNLSEEHLSHLNMGTITKGLVMLLQDPDPVVRAKAAEAMGHFH; via the exons ATGGACAACACAGATGTAGAAC AGGTGACCCTGGCTCTACTAGATGCAGCCACTGACAAAGATTCAGAGGTGCAGGAACAGGTCAGAAAATCTATGTTGACCTTGGGAAAACAGCAGCCTGACAGAGTGCTGGCCATGTGTCAGGACTACCTTCTGAAACACCCAAAG TTGGCAGTGAGCCACAGAGTTGTGATTCTTCAGACTATAGAGCTGATTGTGGGCTGCAGGATAGAGAGGATCAGTAACTCGAGGATAAAGAGCATCATCTCTCTTGCCTCAGAGGAGATGACGCGATCGAAG GATGTCATCCCTGATTGGCAGCAGGCAGCCAGTAATATCTTGGTCGCTGTGGGTAACAAGCACATCAATGACATCATGGAGGAGATACTGAGCAAGTTTCAGCCAGGGCTCATACCTCACTTCTTTGTGGTCCAGACACTAGCCAACCTTTCTGACTCCAACG TCTATGGCATGGTACCATTCTTGAATGCTATTCTAGGCACCATGCTGCCCATGCTGGGCATGGCCAAACAGGACAACATGAAGTGGGTCTTCTCCTCAG CTCTGTGTCATTTCAGTGACAGTATCTTAGAGTACCTCGCCAACCTGGACAAAGCTCCAGACCCCACAGTTAGAAAGGACACCTTCTCCAGTGAAATCTATGCTGCTTTCGAAATCCTGTTCAATTCGTGGCTGCAAAGCAGGGAGTCCAAG ttgaGGCTAACAGTAGCTGAGGCAGTGGGCTCCATGTGCCATCTGATGGCCAGCGATAAACTGGAGGAGCAGATTCCTAAACTGATTCCTGCCATCTTGTCCCTGTACAAGAAAAACAACGAGCACTATGTCATTAGCAAG AGTCTTTGCCAAGTGCTTGATGCGTCTCTCAACATGGGCAGCAGGGTGCTGGAGACACAACTGGACAGTCTGCTCTTTGCACTGCACCAACAG GTGTCCGCTCCTGTTGAATACAGCAACCCTCCTACTGTAAAGAACCACAACGAAGTCCTGCGCTGCTTCAGCTTACTAG TCAACGCCTTCCCAGACCGGCTGGTGATGTTTGTTCTTCAGAAGCTGGAGAACAGTAATGAGCGCAGCAGGGTGGGCTCCCTGGCTGTCCTACGTCACCTCATCAACTCTAGCA cttCCACGATGGAGAGTAAGAAGCTGCTCATCCTGGCCAGCATCAGACAACCAATGGCCGACCACAGCAACAAG GTGAAGAAGCGAGTGGTCCAGGTGATCAGTGCGATGGCTCATCATGGCTACCTGGAGTTAGAAGGAGGGGAATTACTGGTTCGATTCATAGTTCAACACTGTGCCTTACCTGACACGTATCAG CGAGGTCAGAAGCCCACAGACCCAGAGGAGGTCACTAACGAGGCACTGAGGACAATGTGTGACAACACCTTACACCTCCTGACCACCACCGTTGGACGACTTGCTGAC GTGCTGTGGCCAAAGCTGCTGTACTATCTGACCCCTGCACAGTACAGCAATGCCACCACTCCTCTGTGCAAGAGTCTCATAGTGCTGGGCactaagaagaaaaataatcaggAGCCCAGCTTCAACATAGACTTCACACAAGAAG ttaATCTTCCCTCTCCTCAAACTCTGATGATCAGGCTGCTG TTGAATGCAGCATTCCCGTTTCATGGCAGAGGTCATGGAGCTCcgtccctctccctccttcaaATCCTCAGCATTAACATTCACCCCAACACAGAGATTCTCTGGGAGAAGGAGATACCGCCTCTACTTTCAGTGATAGAGG AGTCGACCTCAGAGAGTCTGGACAAGAAGCACTGGGATGAAAAGTTGCTAaag ctgctgtctAAAACCTTGGATACAATTGATGATGACAAGTGGGTGTGTCAGTTGGCAGCTGAAGCAACAAGATATCTCCCCACGTATAACATGGCCTTAGAGGAGAAG AGTTTCCTGTATCGATGTATCGGAGTCACACTCCAACAGTGTTTCAACAAAGAGCTGGTTAAAAAGCAGCTGCAGGAAATCCTCCTTACAGCTCGTCACAGTGATGCCATCGAACGAGAG GGAGTTGCGATGGGCGTGGGTCTGTGTGCAAACAGCCACTTAGAGGGAACTCTGGCCAAACTGGAGGAGTTTGGAAAGTCAGATGCCTTCAAGAAGTCACCGAGTATCTTCAACCTGCTCAAA GAGCGTAACGATGTGGAGATAGAGAAAGTCAAAAGCACTTTGATCTTGTGTTATGGTCAAGTGGCTTTGAATGCTCCTCCAGAAAAGATACTGAACAGAATAGATCAAGACATCCTTCGCTGCATCAGTAAACACTTCAACACTAAG GACCTGACTATGAAGCTCAGTTTGGTCCAGAGTGTGGGGCTCATAGCCAGAGCAATTGGAGAGTGTGTGAAGAAACAAGGCTACGTCTTCTCTCGCAAGCAGGAGCTCATTAACGTCATGTTG GATTTCATCAAAGCTGAGCCTGCTGATGTAATGAGGACTCCAGTACGCCATCTTGTGATGACTACATGTTCCAACCTGAT CCCACTGGACCCCGCTCTGAGTGAGAATGAGATCCATGACTTGctaaaggtgtgtgtgaacagtgtgATGTCTCTGCCACCTGAGACGAGCACTCCAGAGAAAACTAAAGAGGATGAGACACTGGACCCCAAGCAGAGGAAG GATTTgtacagagacacatttactgCACTACAGGAGCTACTGAAAAGTGTCCTCGCCAAAGACCCCACACCTGATGGCCTACAGACTGTCTTCAag CACATTGAATCTTGGTTGAGCTCCGAACACgaccatgagagagagagagctgtcacAGCCGTTGCTCACATCCTGGCTAACTTCCTGGATAACCTGACTgtcaag AACATGGTGTCATTCCACAACCTCGGCTCTCTGCTGGGTCGTCTGTCTCCCCGATGTTCTGACCCTCATCCTGCAGTACGCACTGCTGCTGTCGACTGTATTTACACGCTGCTTTATATACAGCTGCGCTATGAAG GTTTCTCCTTGGACTATAAGGATGAAGCTGTAGACAGTCTGTTGCCCCTTAAAGACCAACTAGAAAACCCCGACCACTCAGTTCTATACAAGACCTGCTCCGACCTCACCAAG GTGATGAGTAAGCGTCTGCCTCAGGAGCAGCTGTCCACGTTGGTCTTTATGCTGTTCGAAGGACTCGCAGACAGTCAGGCAAACTGCTGCAGAGCTTCATCTGTCATCCTGAATACTCTGCTgaagaacagaggaggaggactaCAGGATCAg gtCCCACAGATGCTGGAGGTGCTTCATGCGCGTCTGCAGAGCGTCACAGAGGAGCAG GTGAGAGTGGCAGCAGGACAGACGGTACTCATCCTGGCTTCTCAGCATCTTCAGACTGTGATCAACACACTCGTAAACCAACCACTTCCTTATGACAG CTGGATTAGTGAGATGTGGATGGCCTTGGGGGCCGACCCCATTGTAGCCAATCAGATTATAGAGATGGTGATGGAGAAGCTCGTCATCATGGCGCCATACGTAGACAGGAAGGAGTCGATGATGAGAGGAGGGATGTCAAAGATGGCCACCAACCAGCCTCTGGCT aTGACGTGTGGACTCAAAGAGCTGTTATTAAACGGTCAGAGTCAGGAGCCAGCTGTCAGCATGTTTCCTCAGCTCTTCTCCTGTCTCACTGTCAGACTGGGAGCAAGTGTCGGGGTCTATGCACCCAGAGATAATCATAATAAGAATGCCCCCTCCGTCCATGTAGCAGG gGTAGCAGCAGATGCGCTGCGAATCTTGTTAGCACGAGCCCAGTTAGACGAAGTGATGAAGAGACTGGATGAAGATAACGCCTGGGAAGCAATGAAggaacaaaatacacacattactGGAGTTACACTACTGGCACG GGCGATGGCGAAGCATGCTGGTCCCAGGCTGCCCTCTATTGTGGAGTGTCTGTGTCCCTCTCTGAACAACATCTACGAGTGCCAGAGAATCACTGTCACAGCTTTCTTCTCTGAG ctcttaaACCATCACGTGGTGACAGAACTGATGCTGATAGATGTGTTGATGAACAACATGATGGAGAGGATATCAGATCCTTGTTGCACTGTCCGGATGTTGGCTGTACGGGGGCTGGGCAATATAGCCGAAGGATCACCTGAAAAG GTGAACAAATATGCAAAGGAGCTGCTGGCAGCCATGAGTTCAGGCATGGAGGAAAAAGATGATCCTG GTAAACTGATCACGCTTGAAGCCATGTCAGGTCTTTCTAAAGTCCTCCTCTATCTGGACAAGAAGAACGTCCACTTACTGGTGGTTTATATCTTCATGAAGATCAAACCATTCCTGGAAAGT GACAATGACGAGATCCGCTGTGCTTCCATCCATCTCATGGGGAACTTGTCTAAATTTGGCTCAGGAGAGCCTGTGTTCAAAGACCAGATCCACAATGTCCTGGTCAGCCTGCTGTTACACCTGGTTGATCCAAACCCACAGGTGGTCAAG GCGTGTAAGTATGCAATGCGAGTGTGTGCTCCTGTGGTGGGATCAGAGCAGATCACAGCCATGTTTCAGAACCACCTCCACGAAGACAAGAGCCTACACTATGGAGAGTTCATCAACGACCTCACAAAGTACCTG attcagGACTTTCCTGGTATGTTGAACTTTTATCACATCTCAGTCATCCAATTCTTCAAGAGTAACTGGCACGAGGTCCGAGCGGGAGCGGCCATGTTTATAG GGTTTCTGCTGGGGAATCTTTCAGAGGAGCATCTCTCCCACCTAAACATGGGGACCATCACTAAAG GTTTAGTGATGCTGCTCCAGGACCCCGATCCTGTAGTGAGAGCGAAGGCTGCTGAGGCCATGGGTCATttccactga